The window AAACCAAGCACAGCTTCAAGTCTAAACCACGAAATCCTTAAATTCTAccttattttcataattatagATTCAAATTTTTACTTATAGAACTTCAAAACACACCCTTCCCTTCCTTTCcctcaaaggaaaaaaatccaaattttgaaactaaaataGATAATAAAGGAAAAGTTTAAAGTCCATACATACCGACTTCCATTGATAGAACTCTTGACTTTCTTTGGTTTAGCAAGGAATTCTTCAAGAGGCAAGCCAAAATCAGCATCTCCAAAACCACCAAAAATCTTGGCGTAATCAATCCTTTGGGCACCAACAGAAGAAACATTACCATTCTCATTCAGCTCGGGAACATCAAGAATCGGAATCGAAGAACCAGTGGCACCAAACCCACCAAAAATCTCTCTGTAATCCTCCACGCGACTCCCAGGCTTCActgcaccaccaccaccaaaaacTCCGTCGTACACATGCTTTCCACCATGTCCACGCCCGTTACTCAGCATCTTTGAAAACGGAGCAGCAGAAACAGAAGACTTGTTGGTATTCCACTCGAAGGGAGAAAGAGACGGGACAGTTTTTAGTAGGGTTTTGCTTGAGTTTTTGGTTTTGcttcttgttttgtttggtcTTGTCTGTGTGTTTGGTTTGGTCTTTCTCTGCAGAGAAAATTTTGCAGAGACAGACACGAGAGAGAAGAAGCAGAGAAGGACAGGTATActcttaaaaaagagagagaggagaggaccGTGTAAATAAATACGATAAATTCAGTAAATATGGTTCTGACTCCgcgatattttgtttttacaagCTGGTCGCGTCTCGAGCTcatcaagtttattttattttattttactaataaTCAAAGATAAGCTACTTATGTTGGtattataaaatcaataaataatttatttctcacGACTAAGTTTTAGGTATAAATCACCAACTTTGAGTgtgtaaaataaatacaagtgatTAGAATAGAGAAACAGGGAGAATAAGGaagcatgttttattttattaccttTTATCAGGCATATTTTGTGAAGCTTTTActatttacatgaatatttaaggctttattttatttcatttttatattttttattgttttcatcaTCAAACTTTATTTAACAATTGTTTAGATCATCTTTGAACTAACTAAGTTGAttaaatcatgataaaaaaaaatcttaaatcgtttaattttaaacttgagttATACAATGAATTAGATTgagaaatttagtttttaatttcatttttatttttcttattatttatcaagttgtttttaaattagtCAAGTCAACTAAGTTATATTAAAGCAATTTTCATatgatttcattttaaatttaggCGGGGAAAAAAGTTTGtgacaagatttttttttattaattttattcttgtacTTTTTTTAAACTAGGTTATCTTCAAaccaattaaatttattaaatcatgtttaGACAATTTCTacaaactatgaaaaaaaattattaaataatgttTAGACAATTTCTACaaactatgaaaaaaagatttagactatttttttattattatctaatgatatttaaatgcatcaagaaatatttttgtatgaACATATAACTGGTCATACCACAACAATTTTATAATCGTATACAAACTATGAAGAAAATTTTGTGAATATATTAATAGATAGACAAATTAaggataaagaaattaaattactgGCTAGACtgctgataatatttttatattttttattttttaatttatatgttagAGCcaccattcaaaaaaaaatatttctccttGTTAATTAATATAGACAATGCatcctgtaaaaaaaaaaaaaagagggaaatttAACCTGATCTAGATTGATTGTATCACATCCTTTActgtcacacacacacacacacacacaaacttttATGTTATTCTCAAGAAAACAATTACTTACGTGTTGTCACTCAgtggaaagttttttttatgtgatgagCTAGCCCAATCAATGATACCGACATAGTAATGTGTAGGGGTAGATCAGGAACTCTGGGAGACACAACAAGGGTATGTTAGGAAGTAAAAGTTTCCGTGTCCGGGTATATATTTACAGCTGTGTCTCGAGTGGTGACGTGGCGCGTTGTTTTGCTCGGATATTGGCAAACACGGGGCAAGTAAATACAATAACTCTATTTCTGtgcggtaatttttttttcctgatagtttgtttttctttttttttgcgaACAAACCATTCATAATCCAGCTGCAGATGTGATAGAATCATGAAACCAGCCAGTTTGGTGACGAGGTTGAGTTTTACATCATTTTTAAGCTTCGGTTGTGTTTGGAATCATAATATAAagtgaattttaaattattttttatttaaaaatatattaaaataatattttttttaattttttatactaaccTATCAcgataaaaatatactaaaaaattaatttaaaactttttaaaataaaaaataattttttaaaaacaaatataatcaaaCCGCACTCCAAACAATATTAGAGTATCACgaacaatcaatttaaaatataattatgaatttcaGCCTAGCCAAGGACATCAACTTGAAAACTAGCAGATTTGTTTTTCGAGAGAGGTCGAGCatacaaaaaattaacttaGAATTGATCTAATAACTAGAAGAATCAACCCATGACTTAACTAATcttgtttaaattttgattaaaaaatcccaaaactacattaatttcacttgaaaaattaaaataacatcattctGATTGATTCGAGTCAATCGAGTCATTCTATAACCTGGAAATGGCTGGATTTTTGTTAACATGGCTCGGAAGGCTAGAAGCAAACatcaaaattctttttctttcagttCAGGTGTCTGTGAtgcttaatttttcaatttatgatCAACCAATAAGCTAATCGCTAACCCTTTTTGATCGGGGACAAGATGGGCTGCCTAGAGTTTAGCAATCAAGTTTGTTGGCAAAATTTGACTATTAAATAACAAggttaatcaattaaataaatgccattctttaaatattattcatgcacgttgatatttttattactcaTGTCCGTCCCGTGTTTTATTTATAACAACAATGGCAGTGTCTGCTGGCAACTATACCACTACATGTCTCAACGTTCGATGAATTCAAAACTCGGGACCTCCCCAGTCCCTTCACATGGGACAGCAATGGGGTTGGAGGGAGCTCGAGACCAAAATTACTTGGTACCCCACCATACCAGAATATAAAGCACAGCTACAAATAGTAAAAACTAAATACGGTTTAAAATAGATTGACGAGGCACCGAGTTGACCCGtcaagttttttcaaattttataagcATGGCATAAGTACATAAGTGACTTTTCCTGGGCCATATACTCTGTGGTCCAATTAATTTCGAGATCAAAGAAGAACTGGCTAGTTATTCATTAAGGTATTGCGTTAGAAGTGTaattatgaatgttttttaaaatattttttatttaaaaattatttttaaaatcagcatattataataatttaaaaatattaaaaatacattatttaaaaaaaacaaattttgtcagacaaacttttaaaaagcacTCCCAGTAAATTTTTGCGTCTAGAACTCGAGGGACATCAACTTATAATGATCGACAGCTTTCGCATGGCTGGCTCCTATCGGGTCTCGAAATAAATCCAAGTACCCAGCAATCATCATGTGAAAAGCTTACAAATAATTCTACTGTTATTTTCATGTACAACATTGTGCATCTCCAGTGTTTTTCGGAATGTGATTGATGAgcgtttataaaaaaatttattttattttattttttaatatactactattaaaaataatttttttatttaggaatGTGATTGATGAgcgttttaaaatttttatttttattttatttttttaatatattgatattaaaaatgattttttaaaaaaatattatttataaatattaaaaaaataatagatattttACTGTTACTTTCTTGATGTGATCGAGACATCGACAAGATCTTTGATCATTTAACTTAAAGCATCCAATTATGAATAGCTTTACTCTGTTATCTACATCTCATTtttcaacaattaattattGGAAGACAATTAATCATTAAGGGATATGAACTTGCAAGTTACAATTATGGCCCACAAAATGATggcattctttattattattattattattttttggaaaatctacattataaaaaagacACCAGGAATAAAGAccagaattcttttttttttttaatgggtgtTTTCCCATGCTACTGCGATAAGcagggatttttttaattttttgcctTCTGTCTTTTTATTCCCACCATTGCATGCATGGTGGGCTTTTCTCTTTAGAAGCTCAAGTGAGATGCAAGGTGTTCCATCACtgtaaaatggaaaaaaaaaaaaaaaacttccatctttgttttttatatttatttattatatttttaaaaattatagtttatattttaaattttattttactgaaaaacaataatttacattataaataattttttaatttagtttattttatatttactaaactataatttttttaaaaataaaatgaataaatataataacaactaaattatagaataatcaagataatttttttcaataaaaaatgttacACTAACTTCTATGTCATATAGTAATATTGgttgcttttaaaataatttttgtttggtaacatattaaaataatattttttattaaattttaaattttatttttaacttaatacatcaaaataatttaaaattttaaaaaaaatttaaataaaaaaaatattaaaaaaaaaaaactgtcaagAGACCAAGACAAGCAAGCTAGTCAACTTGGTCTGACAAGCTCTTCAACTTGGTCTGACAACCGCAGCATAGAAAATAGAAAGTCCGTTGAATCACTTGTGAGCAGTACCAATTAGTCCAACCTTTTACATGTTGTGAACATTGTAGCTTGAACAGAAATCCCAAGTCTCTACAGTGGATAAGTTTTGATACCTGTTCTCTCCGCAGAGAAAGACCCATCATCTCTTCTAACTCTGTTTTTTACTCGCTTATCCAACTGAGACTAGATTCCGAATCAATGAATTACTTGGTTGATCTATCCATGTAGCCACGTCGGGTTTCACAGGTATATATGGTGACAAAAATACAAAAGGGTGGTTCgattatttagaaaaatggCATGATTTGCTTTCTTCTTTACGAGTGAAAGCTCGGAATATCCAtgatattataaagaaaaagaagtgctATAATATTGTGATGTATTTCTCGATCTGCCGACTGATGAATCTTATAAAGTAGATTTAGTTCAAGGAGGACCAACTTTTTGGGTAAATCTGAGGGGCATCTTTAGCAATAATAGCACGAAAGAAATCAAGATCAAAAGCATGAAAAGAAGGCTACTTGTTCATCTGCTTTTTGGTTTCCCTCCTTTTCCTTCGGATCGATGACTCATCGCTGCTTTAACTCGAGTGACTACCACCTCATTCCTTTCAGCCTCTGGTTCCTGGTAGAGTTCTTCAAAGCTCACCTTTTGAGTGGGTATGGACACTGGAGGTTTTCTCAGGGAATCTGTGACTTAAAAGCTCTTGGATGCTTAAATTTCTTGGCTGTTCTCTTTAATAATATTGCCCGCCTTGTCACAGGATACTTCAAGGGCTGGTATTCACTTCACTGTGTAGTAGACTTGAAGGACTGACCACTGAGGGCTCAAACATCTAACAATCCCTAAACTCAAGGGTTGGAAATTTGGAACAGGCAATTTtgttaattgatgttttttttattattattttataatttaatatgagttgatatcaagaataaaaaatattgaaaaaaaatattttaatacactttaaaatgaaaaatatttttttcaaaagcttcaTAATATTGAGTGTTTTTCTCTTAGTTTAGAAATCATTTTCGTTACAAGAATCTTtatgattatttaaaattacataaaatataaGCATTTTAAAGAATATACAAACAgacatatataatattaattatttattaaatatttgctgaaatatgtattttaagaaaaacttttcaatcaaatttttttcactgaatgctgagaaaaaaattatagaaatattccaaaaaaaatctcaatattttaataggatcaaacttgaataaaataaatataaaattacaggtgctatatatttttgtttctatattaccaactataattttaaatactatttttcaatctatatttattttcaatgtatAATAATTCATTCACGCATTAATCAACCGCGTGTTACCCAAAAAAACCATCATCCATGTATAATTGgataagaaaactaaaaaaaaattaatcttaattgttttgtttttcttatttaatcaatttaaaaccaatgattaaatttaaaatatggtctgttatatttcaaaaacaacatgagaaaaaaccaaatctcaagtttttatatatatatagttgtggGTCCTATAGGCCACCCCATCGGCCCATGTTATAAAGAGCCCAATAATTCTAGGCTATTGGACTCATAATGGGCTATAAATCCCAGATTCCCACTTAACTCTTATCCGGCTCGACACGTTGAGCCCATTAAAACCCAGCAAGAACAGTGCCTCGACTCATCGACTGAACTCTCTCTCAAGTTTCTGGCTCCTAACTTGTCCATAAAGAAAACACCCTTGTAAACACTCCAGCAAGACCAGACATCATCGCATCAAATCGAAGAGAAGAGAgtgaaaacataaaacaacaacaacaatgtttAGGAATCAATACGACACCGACGTTACCACATGGAGTCCAGCTGGTCGATTATTTCAGGTAGAGTACGCGATGGAGGCAGTGAAGCAAGGCTCGGCGGCGATTGGACTCCGATCCAAGTCTCACGTGGTTCTCGCATGCGTTAACAAAGCTAACTCTGAACTCTCTTCTCACCAGAAGAAGATTTTTAAAGTCGATGACCATATCGGTGTCGCCATCGCTGGACTCACCGCCGACGGCCGTGTTTTGTCTCGGTATATGCGAACTGAATGTATAAATTACAGTTTCAATTACGAGTCTCCGCTTCCTGTTGGTCGCCTTGTCGTTCAGCTCGCTGATAAGGCTCAGGTTTGTTTACTTAATCTCAGAAGCCCTAACTTTTTTGTAgcttttgtttgatttgttagATCGTGGGGTTTAGGGATTTGGTTGTGTGTTTAATTTGAGTGAGTGATTGTTGATTTAAGAACCTGAAGTTGGGAAAAAATTGGGGTTTTTTGAATTCTAAATTCTGGGTATATTGTAActaaaaagaaagtttttttccAGTGCATTTAAGCTGGTAGAGATTGCGAAAGGGAAGAAAGGGCAATGGTTATTAATCTCTGTGCAAGCTACTTTCTTTAGCACCACAGAAAGGTTAATGTGCCTCTGTGTTGCTAAATAATTGGTTGGCAATTGGCGTTTTCTCTGAAATGAGCTCTCATTGATCGCTGTTTTGTAGCTTTTTAAAGAACGTCAACTTATCCATGACAAATTGAGCTTCAATCTTTGAGAAGTTCCTAGTCTAGGGCTTAAGAGTGACATATATTGCTAGATTTCAACATGAGTTCAAGTCTAGtcgcatttattttttcttgaggcTTTTATCTTCGCCTCGATGAATGTTAATAGGGGCTCCCTGGTTTGTGATTTTTGGGTATTGTTTGTAATCACATACTCTAATCACAATAGTctcaagtattttaatatcatatgcTTTTTGAGTATTAAAGTCCTCCAATGTTGAACCATTTTGTAATAGTGGATATGATTACAATCTACCAGCAACTGAAGCTGGCATCTCATTATGAGAGTTTTACAAAATCAAAGAGATGCTATTCTTAAGTTAAACCTGaatgatttttattgttgaagtATCAACAAATTTAAAGCTCATCCCCAATATGCGTTATGTATGAGTAGCCTTAGCAACTTGTTCCTACTTAAGGGTTACATAACTAAGCTTTGATGACTTGGATTTTCCTCTAGCTATGGTAAGCTGATGTTTCATAAGTTATATGTACAACCTAAGGGACACCTTCTCCACCATTCTCCACGTGTCAACACACAACACAAATTTATGCCTTAATTtacccaaatattttttttttaacgttcaAATCTTGGAATTTGGATTGAGTATCAACTTGTGAAAccaccccccctccccccctcaaaaaaaaaaaaaaaaattgaaggagatTTTCTTTGCTCACCAAGCGAAATGAGCTTGGAGAAGTCAATACCAATGAAACCATCCTTGTAGAAGGTCATCCTCAATAAACACACGCATATCAGTAtcatattcataaataaaaaaatgatggtacCATAGTAGGAAGTGTTTTACTTGATTGTTTTggagttaaatttaattttagttctaTATCTGCCCATTAGATCAACAGGTGAATCTTTACTTATGTAAGGAATGGATGATTGTTTGATCTTTCACTGAATGCATCATGGTCATATCAAGTGTATTGTAGCTTCACTATGCAATCTAAGTATAATCCGGGTTGCTATATTCTCTTTCCAGTGTTTGATCATAAAGTAATGTATCAATATTTCCATGCTATTCTACCAGTGCTCTACTCATCTGTAGTTGTTATACATATCTGAGTGGCAGGTCTGTACCCAACGTTCTTGGAAACGACCTTATGGTGTTGGTCTGCTGGTAGGTGGCACTGATGAATCTGGAGCTCACCTCTATTACAATTGTCCCAGTGGGAACTACTTTGAATACCAGGCCTTTGCAATAGGATCCCGTTCACAAGCTGCAAAGACATACCTGGAACGCAGATTTGAGAATTTTTCGGACTCTTCAAGGGATGATTTGATCAAGGATGCTCTCATTGCAGTCAGAGAAACCCTACAAGGAGAAACACTCAAGAGTTCTATCTGCACTGTTGCTGTGTTAGGAGTTGATGAGGCATTCCATATACTGGATCAGGAAACCGTCCAAAAGTTGATTGATGCATTTGAGATTGTGGTTGAGACAGAGGCTGCTGCCGCCGAACCAGATGCTGCCGCCGAACCGGATGCTGCCGCTGAGGGGGGCGCTACTGGTGATGagggtgctgctgctgctgctgatgaaGGTGCGGCTCCAATGGAAATATGATGCAAGAAACAAGCTGCTTCTCTGCCCTAGTCTTTAGATGATGTTTTCTAGCTTGTGCTTTCcgaatttattcaaaaatgaaaGACGCcatggaaaacatttttttgttggatttccTTTTCTATGGAATTTACTTTGCTTCACTTGTGCAAACATATTTTATGCTAGCCTTTGGCGAGCTTATCCGTGATTTATGATCTCAAACTCAGTGTCCCTTTTTTTCCCCGTACCTGTTATGAAATTTGTTTCCATGTATTAATGTTATCTAGTGAGAATTCACTTTGAAGTGACTATTTCCCACACCACAcacttcataatattttatttccaaattgaatcaatttgaaaaaagcTACCCAATCACGTTGAATAGAGCAGGCCATTGATGGATCCTCTTGAAGTTGAGGCAAGGGAGCTGGCGGCTAGTCACGAATAATTTTGGGAAGACTGGGATTATTATAGCCTCTCTCTGGCCCAGTTTATGTGGATAATTTTTGGGCTTTGTCCCTTTTAGGTTGAAAGCATTTTCAGAGCTGCTTTTGGTAACCAGAAAGGGccctttctgttctttcatctgcctcttctcttttttatccttttccgATTCTCATCTTACCCCACATTATGAGGCCGGattaatattttacttgatcaaaaacaaatattgatccTTCAGACTTCAAGGCTTTGTTGTCATTCTTTAATTAAATGCCCCTCCAATTTCACAGCCTCAACACAGACAGAGAGAGGCTGTGCCGTTATGCATATTTGCCTAGGCAAGCTAAGCTTTATGGATTACTCAAAAATACCCGTTATAAAGCGACATTATGAATCTCAATACGTATTCTATTGCAATTGGATTTTTTGGCGTGAAGTGATAAGAAAGTGCACGTACTCAGCTCAAAGTGCACGTACTCAGCTCAAAGCCAGGTCCTTGTCATTGTCCATGCTGTCTTTGTTAAATACATGCAGCAGAAATAAAGAGGATAAGAAAGCCAGTTAGACCCAGGTTTCTCAGAACGAACTCTATTGAATCTAGAGACAACAACGCTTATGTTGGTGTGCTGTCCGTGGAGAAATGGTTTGTCTTGGGTTCATAAAATTAGCCCAAAGTGCAACAGCAGCTGCCTGTCCCTTTAGAGGGTGAAAAATTACAGTGCTTGACAAGAGAGAGGGGGGAATCAATCCTATAATAGGTGTGACATCAATTGCGGTTATCAGGAAGAGGGAGGCCCTTGATCTGCATCTGCTTATACATCCACTGCCAATTCTCTGGGGTTACCTCACCCCCAAGTGCACGGATGACAGAGCCACCACTACAGGCACCGGCTTTGCAGCATTCCTCCAAAGATAGTCCTTTGATCAGTCCATATAAAAACCCACCTGCAAAGAGATCTCCTGCTCCAGTGGCATCAGTAGCCTTTGCTTCCCCGATAGCTGGAACTCGGACGATCTGACATGTTGAGAAATTTTAATACAATGCCGGTAGTAATAGACTTGAAAGGAAAAATGCAAATAACATGGTGCGGTGTAGAACGGGTGGAGATGGAAGCTGAGAGCAGCATCCACAACATTTTTAGCTAATGCTCCCCTTGATACAGCAGCAAGTCTAATATTTTTAAGGTCCATAAAGGCAGAGCCTAACAATTTAAGAGAAGGTCACAGCTGCAAATTTTTGAGCGAATGGGAAAACTTCTTCCCAGAGCTAACCTTTTGGCGAGCAGAAAAGGCCTCAAGTCAACGAGGCAATACTAACCTCTTTTCCATGCCTTGCCATGCAACCATTAGCACCTAAAGTCACAACAGCCCACTTGCAATGTTTGGCCAAGAATTCCACAGCAGCCTCAGGGTCAGAAGTTTGTTCACCCCTACAGCCATTTTAAGAGAATCAGCAACCAAAGAAAGGTTTAGGACAGATTCCAGAATACAAATGCAAAACTCTACAACTAAGTAACTTCAGCATATCAAGCGAAGAACATAACCAACTGATGGTTACCTCAAcaactccattgcttcatcctCGTTAGCAAAGCAGAGGTCTATGTCCCCAGACTCCAGTAACTGTTGAAGAGATGATCTAAAGTTTCGAACCATCTGGCCAGAAGCACACAAGTTAATAGGCCCACAccataatattacattataattcACTGAAATTCATATCAACTACGAAACAACATTTGTTGCCCGGAAATAAAAGCTGTTTTAATACACATTGTTAATGACCACTTCATTGATTATTTTGGatactaaaattattttgaaaccaAAACGAACCATTCCATTGATTGGAGCTAAACGATTGTGCATAAATTTGTAGAGATTATACCTCAAAACTGGCTAAATCCAATGAGACAAGAAGACCCTCTTGCTTTGCAATCCGAATAGCTGCTTGAATAACATCCAAATTGAATATTGCATATCTCAGCACCAACCACTGTAATAAAGATATATTAGCAACTTAGTCTCCAGTCAAGTAAGTTTCAATATCTTTCAAGAGCAACCAATTGAAACAACAGATCAAGTGTGCAGGTACGAGTTTATCTTAAATATGAGACAGCAGTTTTATGCAAAAACATTTCTTCAAACAacttgtttaaata is drawn from Populus nigra chromosome 5, ddPopNigr1.1, whole genome shotgun sequence and contains these coding sequences:
- the LOC133694708 gene encoding proteasome subunit alpha type-1-A-like, whose amino-acid sequence is MFRNQYDTDVTTWSPAGRLFQVEYAMEAVKQGSAAIGLRSKSHVVLACVNKANSELSSHQKKIFKVDDHIGVAIAGLTADGRVLSRYMRTECINYSFNYESPLPVGRLVVQLADKAQVCTQRSWKRPYGVGLLVGGTDESGAHLYYNCPSGNYFEYQAFAIGSRSQAAKTYLERRFENFSDSSRDDLIKDALIAVRETLQGETLKSSICTVAVLGVDEAFHILDQETVQKLIDAFEIVVETEAAAAEPDAAAEPDAAAEGGATGDEGAAAAADEGAAPMEI